DNA sequence from the Deltaproteobacteria bacterium genome:
CTTCGGCTTCGGGTACGCCGAGACGCCCCTGCGCACCGCGCCGATGCTCACCGACCGCGTGATCGAATACCTGCAGAACGTGCGCGAGGCGGGGCTCTCGCAGAAGCTCTTCCTCTGGCTCCACTACTTCGACGTGCACGAGCCCTACGAGTCCCACGCCGAGTGGCCCTTCGGCGCCACGGCGATGGACCGCTACGATTCCGAGATCGGTCGCGTGGATGCCGCGATCGGGCGACTCGTCGCCGCGCTCTCGCAGCTCGACCGGCCGACGATCCTCGTCCTCACCTCGGACCACGGCGAGGAGTTCTACGAGCACGGCGGCACCTACCACGGCTCTTCGCTCTACGAGGAGCAGATCCGCATTCCGCTCATCTTCGCTGTGCCGGGGCTGAAGCCGGCGGTGGTCACGGACCCGGCGCAGAACGTGGACGTCGCGCCCACGATCCTCTCGCTCCTCGGGCTCAAGGTCCCCGAGAGCATGCGCGGGACCTCCCTCGTCCCGCAGCTCGTGGGCAAGAGCGACCCCGACCAGGCCGCGTTCTCCGAGGTGCACACCAAGAAGACGGTGCGCGTCGGGAGCTGGAAGCTCATCCACGACTACCGGCGGAGCACCTACGAGCTCTACGACCTGGCTGCCGACCCGCGCGAGCGAACGAACCTCATCGGGCGGCGACCGAAAGAGGCCGCGCGGCTGAAGGCGCGGCTGCACGTCTGGTTCGACAAGCTGCGCAAGACGGGTGCGGGGCAGGAGGCACGCCCCGAGGCCATCGATCTGGCGCGGCTCGGCGACCGGCGCGCCGTGCCGCTCCTGGCGGCGCTGATCTCGGAGGTGGACGCCGACCCGCGCTGGAGGCGGGAGGCGGCGCGTCTCCTCGGAGAGCTCCAGGACGCCCGTGCCGTGCCCGCGCTCTGGCAGGCCGCCGCGGATGACGACCGCCAGGTGGCGGACGAGGCCGCCATCGCGCTCGGCGAGATCAAGGACATCCGCTCGCGCACGCTGCTGCCGCGGACCATCCTGACCAGCGACGTGGACGTGCGGCTGCGCGCCGCCATCGCCCTGGCGCGCGTGGACCGGCGAGAGGCCACGCCGGCGCTCATCGAGGCGCTCTACACCAACAGCTGGGAGATCCAGAATCGGGCGGCGCACTACCTGGGGTTCGTCGGAGACACCCGTGCCGTGGGCCCGCTCATCGCCGCGGCGGCGCAGCTCCAGATGCGACCGCGGTCCGCCATCGCGCTCGGCCGGATCGGCCGACGCTTTCGCGACGGGCGCATCTTTCCGTTCTTGCTCAAGCTGGCCCAGCACGAGGAGCACCTCGAGTCGCGACTGCGGGCGATCGCCGCGCTCGGGTACCTCGAGGACCGACGCGCGGTCCGCCCCATCCTGCGGATCCTGGCGGCGGAGCCCCAGCTCCCGGAGCCGCCGGAGACGCTCACCCGGCTCGGCGCGCTCGGCACGGTCTCGTTGCCCGGGCTCGACTTCGGTCCGGGGCGCAAGGGCCTGAAGGGCGGCTTCGGCGAGTGCCAGCGCCTGGACCCGCGGCTCTACGATGAGTTCCTCGGCGAGACCTTTTGCGCCATGAGCGCGCTCACCGCGGAGGTCGCGTTCCCCCTCTCCCGCGTCCCCACCTCGGTGCGCCTGATGGTGCGCGTGCGACCGGTGCGGCCCGAGCTGGCCGGCGGCCGACTCACCCTGTCGGTCAACGGCACGGCGCTGCCGGCGGAGACCCTGCGGCGAGGCTGGCAGGTGGTGCGGCTGCCGGTCTCGGGGCGACTCCTGCGTCGGGGCGAGAACCTCGTGCGCTTCCGCCTCGAGGGCCCGGGGGCCAAGGCGCCGTCTCTCGACGGCGGCCTGCTCGAGGCGGACTACCTGTTGCTCGCGCCGACGTCGTGAACCTCCGCGTCCCCGAGACCGCCGAGGAGGCGCGCCGTTCGCACGTGGAGGCGCCGGTCTTTCGCCGGGCGCTCCTCTGGGGCCTGCGGAACGTGCCCCTTTCGACGCAGGAGGCGAGCCTGCCCGGCTGGGCCACGCTCTTCTATCTGCAGGTGCCGCATGTCCGTCGCGCGCTGGAGGCGAACCTCGCCCACCTCACGGGGCTCGGCTTCCCGTGGCTTCAGGCGGCGGCCTTCGGCGCGTTCGTGAACTACT
Encoded proteins:
- a CDS encoding sulfatase-like hydrolase/transferase, encoding MILGRYIWLAAQAGLGSGLVAAALELTALSAADRTGKMALASAGLILPAFALLGALMGALFGLLHQAAARLARRLGSLRTHGYTAAFAAGLAIAPLAWLLSRLAAGRQAARLLGPWWVKALLVAVAACAVFAAVWAAQKVARWLVRDRRRWPSAGLALLLFGLGAALFWIDATAYRRLYGYLHAALLLGYAAAGTLGALLLGHALSLSARGSRRVRLVALGVVVALVGGGLVGARRKINTDPGLRFAAVELTTVSVQLLSLWPPQSDAEPPVFLDAPLAGRKVARETFRVPGAHVVLVSIDALRPDHLGAYGYARRTSPNIDALAARSIRFDAAYCQAPLTCYSIPSLLTGDYLRSTLPLLPKPPPTLAQVLKAQGYTTAAFYNESIFFCDDKRATSYGDTHFGFGYAETPLRTAPMLTDRVIEYLQNVREAGLSQKLFLWLHYFDVHEPYESHAEWPFGATAMDRYDSEIGRVDAAIGRLVAALSQLDRPTILVLTSDHGEEFYEHGGTYHGSSLYEEQIRIPLIFAVPGLKPAVVTDPAQNVDVAPTILSLLGLKVPESMRGTSLVPQLVGKSDPDQAAFSEVHTKKTVRVGSWKLIHDYRRSTYELYDLAADPRERTNLIGRRPKEAARLKARLHVWFDKLRKTGAGQEARPEAIDLARLGDRRAVPLLAALISEVDADPRWRREAARLLGELQDARAVPALWQAAADDDRQVADEAAIALGEIKDIRSRTLLPRTILTSDVDVRLRAAIALARVDRREATPALIEALYTNSWEIQNRAAHYLGFVGDTRAVGPLIAAAAQLQMRPRSAIALGRIGRRFRDGRIFPFLLKLAQHEEHLESRLRAIAALGYLEDRRAVRPILRILAAEPQLPEPPETLTRLGALGTVSLPGLDFGPGRKGLKGGFGECQRLDPRLYDEFLGETFCAMSALTAEVAFPLSRVPTSVRLMVRVRPVRPELAGGRLTLSVNGTALPAETLRRGWQVVRLPVSGRLLRRGENLVRFRLEGPGAKAPSLDGGLLEADYLLLAPTS